One Candidatus Polarisedimenticolaceae bacterium genomic region harbors:
- a CDS encoding bifunctional riboflavin kinase/FAD synthetase → MIVWNGLESVPAASGPFVATIGNYDGVHLGHRRILDAVAELAGKSRRTSLVVTFDPHPLAVVAPARVPKLLATRRQKLDAIAAAGIDAVLVVAFDAATAALEGERFLTELLLPRVPLAALRVGAGFRFGRGRDGDLALLRRVGAERGFDVDGVPHVEVAGETVSSSAIRTAVEAGDVERAAALLGRPFAVEGPVSRGDGRGRAMSFPTANVDVENELLPRRGVYVTETIALASRHPSVTNVGTRPTFGGETLVVETHLLDFDDDLYGERVEVRFLARLRDERRFSGMDELADQIARDRAAASSWFQRLPEPAR, encoded by the coding sequence ATGATCGTCTGGAACGGCCTCGAGAGCGTCCCTGCGGCTTCCGGCCCGTTCGTCGCGACGATCGGGAACTACGACGGCGTTCACCTCGGCCACCGGCGGATCCTCGACGCGGTGGCGGAGCTTGCCGGAAAATCCCGGCGGACCTCCCTCGTGGTCACCTTCGATCCGCACCCGCTCGCCGTCGTCGCCCCCGCGCGCGTGCCGAAGCTCCTCGCCACGCGCCGGCAGAAGCTCGACGCGATCGCCGCGGCGGGCATCGACGCCGTGCTCGTCGTGGCCTTCGACGCGGCGACCGCGGCGCTCGAGGGGGAGCGGTTCCTCACCGAGCTCCTCCTCCCGCGCGTGCCGCTCGCCGCGCTGCGCGTCGGCGCGGGGTTCCGATTCGGGCGCGGTCGCGACGGCGATCTCGCCCTCCTCCGCCGGGTGGGGGCCGAGCGCGGATTCGACGTCGACGGCGTCCCGCACGTCGAGGTCGCCGGGGAGACGGTCTCGTCGTCCGCGATCCGCACCGCCGTCGAAGCCGGCGACGTCGAGCGCGCCGCGGCGCTGCTCGGACGTCCCTTCGCGGTCGAGGGTCCGGTGAGCCGCGGCGACGGGCGCGGCCGGGCGATGTCGTTTCCGACCGCCAACGTCGACGTCGAGAACGAGCTGCTCCCCCGCCGGGGCGTCTACGTCACCGAGACCATCGCGCTGGCGTCGAGGCACCCGTCGGTGACGAACGTCGGCACGCGCCCCACCTTCGGCGGCGAGACGCTCGTCGTGGAAACGCATCTCCTCGACTTCGACGACGATCTCTACGGCGAGCGGGTCGAGGTGCGTTTCCTCGCGCGGCTTCGCGACGAGCGCCGGTTCTCCGGCATGGACGAGCTCGCCGATCAGATCGCGCGGGATCGCGCCGCCGCCTCGTCCTGGTTCCAGCGCCTTCCGGAGCCCGCACGATGA
- the tmk gene encoding dTMP kinase has product MSEFHEEAGLQPEARVAFGRVAPAGKRGLFVTFEGIEGSGKTTQVTRLADRLLAAGEDVLVTREPGGSPLGRRLRSLLLEDRGRPIDPLAELHLYVADRIQHIRDVVEPALAQGRVVLCDRFADATAAYQGYGRGLGAGLVAALHRNAPLDLRPDRTILFDLDPETGLERARSRNRELGTEASEGRFESERIEFHRRVRDGYLALASAEPFRFRIVAAEQDLDAVEARVADLLADLFPCLDVEGFEDAP; this is encoded by the coding sequence ATGAGTGAATTCCACGAGGAAGCCGGGCTGCAGCCGGAAGCGCGCGTCGCGTTCGGCCGAGTCGCCCCCGCCGGCAAGCGGGGCCTGTTCGTGACCTTCGAAGGGATCGAGGGATCGGGGAAGACGACCCAGGTCACGCGCCTGGCGGACCGGCTGCTCGCCGCGGGCGAAGACGTCCTGGTGACCCGCGAGCCCGGGGGCTCGCCGCTCGGGCGACGCCTGCGCTCCCTCCTGCTCGAGGATCGCGGACGGCCGATCGACCCTCTCGCGGAGCTCCACCTCTACGTCGCCGACCGGATCCAGCACATCCGCGACGTCGTGGAGCCGGCCCTCGCCCAGGGGCGCGTCGTGTTGTGCGATCGCTTCGCCGACGCGACGGCGGCCTATCAGGGGTACGGGCGCGGACTCGGCGCCGGCCTCGTCGCGGCCCTGCACCGCAACGCTCCCCTCGACCTCCGGCCCGACCGCACGATCCTCTTCGACCTCGATCCCGAGACCGGCCTCGAGCGCGCGCGATCCCGCAACCGCGAGCTCGGGACCGAGGCCAGCGAAGGTCGGTTCGAGAGCGAGCGGATCGAGTTCCATCGGCGCGTGCGCGACGGCTACCTCGCCCTCGCCTCGGCGGAGCCGTTCCGCTTCAGGATCGTGGCCGCCGAGCAGGATCTCGACGCGGTCGAGGCGCGCGTCGCCGATCTCCTCGCGGACCTGTTTCCCTGTCTCGACGTCGAGGGATTCGAGGACGCCCCTTGA
- the holB gene encoding DNA polymerase III subunit delta', which yields MILGELLGQSAALTLLERAVLSGRLPHAMLFHGPEGVGKRTAALRLAAALQCANREPHGDTPACGRCDACLQVAHGNHPDLFLVDRRPRKGAAATEEPDDEGDDDEVDASPAKGRAPLRNFIVVDQIREVTRHAGSSPRQGKVRVFVIDPADRMNTEAQNALLKTLEEPPGRSVLMLIASRPHALLPTVRSRCFRVPFGAMAVDGLAAALAASGMHAAEARTRAALAGGRPGYAKALDVAELTERREFVLGAIEKMAGGASGLAELAPLAKDLAGDDAADLAQSLDWIEALLRDAAVAAVGGGSPISADLAPRLAELGRNLGPARASTLMLSAGRLREQLRLNLNRTLVAEAMLAAIAGGPTPA from the coding sequence TTGATCCTCGGCGAACTTCTCGGCCAATCGGCCGCGCTGACGCTGCTCGAACGCGCCGTCCTGTCCGGACGACTCCCCCACGCGATGCTGTTCCACGGCCCCGAAGGCGTGGGGAAACGCACCGCGGCGTTGCGCCTCGCCGCCGCGCTCCAGTGCGCGAACCGCGAGCCGCACGGCGACACGCCCGCTTGCGGCCGATGCGACGCGTGCCTCCAGGTCGCCCACGGCAACCACCCCGACCTGTTCCTGGTCGACCGGCGCCCGCGAAAGGGAGCCGCCGCGACCGAAGAGCCGGACGACGAGGGAGACGACGACGAGGTCGACGCCTCCCCCGCGAAGGGCCGCGCCCCGCTGCGCAACTTCATCGTCGTCGACCAGATCCGCGAGGTCACGCGTCACGCCGGCAGCTCCCCGCGCCAGGGCAAGGTGCGGGTGTTCGTGATCGACCCCGCGGACCGCATGAACACCGAGGCGCAGAACGCGCTCCTGAAGACCCTCGAGGAACCCCCCGGACGGTCGGTGCTGATGCTGATCGCCTCGCGGCCGCACGCGCTGCTTCCGACCGTGAGGTCGCGCTGCTTCCGGGTTCCCTTCGGTGCAATGGCGGTGGACGGGCTCGCCGCGGCGCTCGCCGCCTCCGGGATGCACGCTGCGGAGGCCCGCACGCGCGCCGCCCTCGCGGGCGGGCGCCCGGGGTACGCGAAGGCGCTCGACGTCGCCGAGCTCACCGAGCGCCGCGAGTTCGTCCTCGGCGCGATCGAGAAGATGGCCGGGGGCGCCTCCGGACTCGCGGAGCTCGCGCCGCTCGCCAAGGACCTCGCCGGCGACGACGCCGCCGACCTCGCGCAGTCGCTCGACTGGATCGAGGCGCTCCTTCGGGACGCGGCGGTCGCCGCCGTCGGCGGCGGCTCGCCGATCTCCGCCGACCTCGCGCCCAGACTCGCCGAACTCGGGCGGAACCTCGGCCCCGCGCGGGCCTCGACCCTCATGCTCTCCGCGGGACGCCTGCGCGAGCAACTGCGGCTGAACCTGAATCGCACGCTCGTCGCGGAGGCGATGCTCGCGGCGATCGCGGGGGGGCCGACGCCGGCCTAA